The region TAGTGGGAGCATATATAAGAGTACCATCATGCATTTCTCTGACCTTTTCAGCTCCTAACATTCCCATACAAACCCTCAATGCACCAACAAGATTCCTTGTACCATCCGTTTTTGAAGATGGTCCAAAAAGCAATTCTCTAATTGAGTATTCTTGTTTATTGGCAATCCTTGTCCCCCTTGGAAGAGATTCATGAGGAGTAGCCATTCCCCAGTGGTTCCCTTTTGCAGGAGATTCATATGTCTTAGAAAAAGGTGAGCCTATCATAACTGCATCTGCACCTGCTACAAATGATTTACACAACTCACCACCGGTTCTTATTCCTCCATCCGTTATTATAGAAACATACCTTCCTGTTAATTTAAAGTAATCATCTCTAGCGCTTGAACACTCTAATGTGGCAGAAACTTGGGGGACACCTACACCTAAAACTTCTCTACTTGTACATGCTGAACCTGGGCCTACTCCCACTAAAATTCCATGAATTCCAGTCTCCATCAATTCCCTAGAAACATTATATGTCACTGTATTTCCTACTATAATTGGAACATTAATAGACTCAACAATTTTGGATAATATTAAACCTTCAAGACTTTTGGAATTATGCCTAGCAGTTGTTACAGTAGATTGTATTACAATTGAATCACATCCAGCCTCTACCGCTACTGGAGCAAACCGTTTAGTAGAAGCAGGAATAAATGATGCAAAACATCTTGAATTACTATTTTTTATTTTTTTTACTATATCTCCTATCAAATTCTCCTTAACAGGAGCTGAGTAAATTTTTTGAAGAAGCTCCGTTGCATTTTCTTGAGAAGCAGATGCTATTTCATTATATATTTCTTCCGTATCATTATATCTAACGTGTATTCCATCTAAATTGATTACACCAACTCCACCTAGATCAGAAATTTCTTTAGAAAAATTTGGATCTACGACACTATCCATAGCGGATGCAAAAATAGGTATATCAAGCTCCAAATTATCAATTTTTATTCTTGTATCTACTAATTCGGGGTTTATAGTTATTTCACCTGGAACAATGGCTACATCATCATATCCATATGTCTGCTCAATAGTTTTCAAAATTATTCTCCCATTAATCTATCTAAATCTTCAATTATTTCAGAAAGATATAATTCATAATTTTTATTTTGATATTTTAATATAATATTTGATTTATCCGAATCGTACCATGAAAAATGACCTTCCTCTTTTTGGTAATTTGCATTTTCAATATCTGCTTCTAATATTTCAAAATAATCTTTTACGTATTTTTCTCCTGTCATTTGCCAAGATTTTCCACCACTTATATTGAATATTTTTCTATGAGATTCATTATTATCAACACTATTACAAATTGAATCTACAACATCATCTCTATGAATGAACTCTATGTGTTGATTACTTAGAAATGGCCATTCTTTAGGAGGCTCTTGAAATACAGGAATTGATACTCCTGAAATCCTGAGAACAGTAAAATTAAGATCAGATTTTGTTACAATTTCTTCAGATTCAAACTTAGTGATAGCATAGTTGTCATCAGGATTTGGATTTGTATTTTCAGTTACTTTTTTATTATCTAAATTTTTCCCATAAATACTTACTGATGAACTAAATATGAAATGAGCTTTAGGGTTATTTTTTTCAACTACTTCTACTAGCTTTTTTGTTCCTTCTACGTTAACTTTTTTAGCAAGCTCTTCATTCTCATTAGCTAGAGGAGGTAGTATAGCTGCAAGATGTATAATTGAATGAACATTATTTATTGCAAATTCAAGATCAGATTTATCACTTAAGTCTCCTCTAATTATTTCAGTTTTATTAGGATCAAAACCTTCATAATCAGCACTAGGAAGATCAAATATTTTTACAAAGAATCCTTTGGAAATTAGCTTTTCAGTAACCAATCGCCCCATACTGCCAGCACCACCTGTAACGAGTACATTTATCACTATGTCAAAACTGTGCCTGGAGCATCAGCTTTGTCTTCAATCTCTTTAATAATACTTTCTATTTCTGACATATTCTGCTCATTTGAATCTGAGGCCATTTTTTCAGTGGCTTTAAAAAGCTTATTAGCTGAAGGTAATCCTGCTAAAGATTGAAAGAAAAACTTATCTTTCTGGGCATCTAATTTAACTAACCCTGAGCTAATTCTTTCTCCAAAATCTGAGTTGGAACTCATATCTTTTAGGTTATTCATAGCTTTTTCAAGTAAATCCTGTGCTCTACCCATGTTTATCTCCTAGATTACTATTCTTTTTTTGCTTTGGTGTCTTTCTTTGCAGATGTACCATTAGTTGATGTACCATTAGTTGATGTACCTTTAGGATGATAACTTGTATCATCATCTCCTGGATGCCAACCTCCATCTCCATGATAGGCGGCATCTTGATGAGAATGAGGGTCGACAGTTATATCATCACCCTTCACTGCATCAATATCAACTTTCTCTAATCTATTATAGCCTCTACCACCATATTTATCGAAAGGAAATGGCTGAAACTTTTCAAACATTTTTGCAAACCTAACTTTTGTAGGTCTTGGGTCAGGTGGGAAAGCAAATCTATCTCTACCCAGTGGTTGAGCATGAACTAATTCATGTTCTCTATTACCTAGACCATTTACAACTGCAGTATTTATTGTAGTTTGTTCACTTAGACCTTCAATGGCACCTCCGCCTAAATCAAATTTTCTTTCACCTGGTTCATCTATACCCATTTCTTCTGCTAATGAACCTGGTGTCCCTGGAGCATTTTTTGCAGCATTAACACAAGCTTGGTCGATAGCTACCGGATCTTTTGACGCAAAAACCCCTAGATGAGGAACTAGAGGCAAATCAGAAAAACCTGCACAATCACATTTTGGAGAAACATCAACTGCTACATTTATAAATCCTATATTTTCTCTTCCAACGGCGTGTATTACTCCCAAAGCAGCATCCGCAATAGCTATATCAGTTGCATCAAAATTAGCTAAGTTTGGCTCAAAAATACCTCTTGGATTCATCCAACTTCCACAGCCAAGACAATTTATGCACTTTTCTCTTTCCCAAAGTAATTCGTCTTTTTCTGTAACTTTGAAAAGCCCAAGAGGACAACAATTTTCTAGTAATTCCCAATCAGGATCTGCTTCTTTCCCCTTAAAATTTTCAGGATGAAAAACAGTAGAATCACCTATTCCATATGATGGATGTCTACCCATATGTACGCTAAACTTTCCTCTTTTTGATTGACATCCTATTCCTAAATTTTTTAAGGCTCCACCTATTACACCCATACCATGACCTTTAAAATGAGTAAGTACAATAACTTTATCAGCGGCAGCAATTGCTTGAGCTATATATGCTTCCTTCAGTAAATATCCTTCAG is a window of Dehalococcoidia bacterium DNA encoding:
- a CDS encoding GuaB3 family IMP dehydrogenase-related protein, which translates into the protein MKTIEQTYGYDDVAIVPGEITINPELVDTRIKIDNLELDIPIFASAMDSVVDPNFSKEISDLGGVGVINLDGIHVRYNDTEEIYNEIASASQENATELLQKIYSAPVKENLIGDIVKKIKNSNSRCFASFIPASTKRFAPVAVEAGCDSIVIQSTVTTARHNSKSLEGLILSKIVESINVPIIVGNTVTYNVSRELMETGIHGILVGVGPGSACTSREVLGVGVPQVSATLECSSARDDYFKLTGRYVSIITDGGIRTGGELCKSFVAGADAVMIGSPFSKTYESPAKGNHWGMATPHESLPRGTRIANKQEYSIRELLFGPSSKTDGTRNLVGALRVCMGMLGAEKVREMHDGTLIYAPTIKTEGKSYQLSGLGS
- a CDS encoding NAD(P)-dependent oxidoreductase; translation: MINVLVTGGAGSMGRLVTEKLISKGFFVKIFDLPSADYEGFDPNKTEIIRGDLSDKSDLEFAINNVHSIIHLAAILPPLANENEELAKKVNVEGTKKLVEVVEKNNPKAHFIFSSSVSIYGKNLDNKKVTENTNPNPDDNYAITKFESEEIVTKSDLNFTVLRISGVSIPVFQEPPKEWPFLSNQHIEFIHRDDVVDSICNSVDNNESHRKIFNISGGKSWQMTGEKYVKDYFEILEADIENANYQKEEGHFSWYDSDKSNIILKYQNKNYELYLSEIIEDLDRLMGE
- a CDS encoding DUF362 domain-containing protein, encoding MMDKPKVYFMDARSESPDTSLINKTVTVFEAAGFDKMINKGDVVAIKMHCGELGSSAYLRPAYVRAIADKIKELGGRPFACDTTTQTYGTWGSRVTELDLVETAERNGFSSATLGCPFLSADGYVGTSDYRVDVPEGYLLKEAYIAQAIAAADKVIVLTHFKGHGMGVIGGALKNLGIGCQSKRGKFSVHMGRHPSYGIGDSTVFHPENFKGKEADPDWELLENCCPLGLFKVTEKDELLWEREKCINCLGCGSWMNPRGIFEPNLANFDATDIAIADAALGVIHAVGRENIGFINVAVDVSPKCDCAGFSDLPLVPHLGVFASKDPVAIDQACVNAAKNAPGTPGSLAEEMGIDEPGERKFDLGGGAIEGLSEQTTINTAVVNGLGNREHELVHAQPLGRDRFAFPPDPRPTKVRFAKMFEKFQPFPFDKYGGRGYNRLEKVDIDAVKGDDITVDPHSHQDAAYHGDGGWHPGDDDTSYHPKGTSTNGTSTNGTSAKKDTKAKKE